One Desulfomicrobium apsheronum genomic region harbors:
- a CDS encoding Trm112 family protein produces MALNKELLQILACPKCKGDLELIGQEEGLKCASCGVVYPVREEIPVMLIDEAIAVEKWDQGVREK; encoded by the coding sequence ATGGCCCTGAACAAGGAACTTCTGCAAATTCTGGCCTGCCCCAAATGCAAGGGCGACCTGGAACTCATCGGTCAGGAAGAAGGTCTCAAATGCGCTTCCTGCGGCGTCGTCTACCCTGTGCGCGAGGAAATTCCGGTCATGCTCATCGACGAAGCCATCGCCGTTGAAAAGTGGGACCAGGGCGTGCGCGAGAAATAA